From the Aerococcus viridans genome, the window TTCATGTAAGTTAAAGCTCGGGCCTGCTCTTGGTCAATCGCTTCACCGCGCGCGATATTTTCATCGATATCAATGACGCCAATTTCACCAAAAACACCAGCCTTCATAGCATCCGCCAATACGTAAGAACCTACGTGACCAACACCCACAACTACTAATTTATTTGTTTTCATCCCATTGCCTCCGTCTCTCTAATTCTTTTTTAATTATTATAACGCAGTTGTCAGGAAAAATCATTAACGGGACTGAGGATAGGATGCAGTCTATAACCTTGCCACCAAGACGCAAAAAAGAAGCCAGGAATTCGTATTCCCAGCCCCTCATGTTAGTTAGCTCGTTTTTCATCCTCAATCGCTCGAGCAAAGCTATTGAGTTCAAAACCATTATTTTATGACTAATACATGTGATTTGACGTTACGTACTACATATTCAGATACGGAACCCATCATGGCTCGTTCAATTGCCCCTTTACCAGTTGCACCTACAACCACGAGGTCCGCTTTGGCTGTATTTGCGAACTCTACAATACCGTATCTTGCGTCGCCTTTGATGATTTCAAGGGTTACATTTTCAAGGCCAGCTTCTTTAGCTTCTGCTTCATAAGATTCTAAGACGCTTAAGGCATCCACCCGCAAGTCGTCATATAATCGCATAGAGGCTTCCGAATTACCGAAACGCACAAAGTCATCTAACACATTCAACAGGATCAACTCAGAATCATTTCGCTTGGCGATAGATACTGCTTCTTTAAAAGCACGGTATGAAGCATCTGATCCATCTACTGGAATTAAAATTTTTTTATATTCTGATACTGACATGATAATCCCTCCTCATTGGTGCTTGTGTTCCTTCCCATCTTATTTCACAACTAGTACTGGGATTTTAGCTAGTCGTACTGTGTACTCTGCCACAGATCCGACTAGGGCACGTGTTACAGCGCCTTTACCAGTTGCACCAATTACAACTAATTGGTAGTCACCTTCATTAGCAATTTTAGCTACTTCACGTCTTGGGTTCCCAAAAGAGGTGAAGGTGCGAATGTTGTTGAAATTACGGGCTTTACCGTAATCTTCATATTTTTTAAGAGTTTCTAGGGTACGTTTTTTCATCTCGTTGATATCTGTTTCAGATACCCGCAAGTCACTAAACACATAGTCATCGGCAATTACTGATAGGACGTCTACAGTAGCATTTGAGCGCATGGCAATCTCAACTGCATCTCGAAAGGCTGCTTTACTGTTCTCCGAGTCATCTACTGGCACCAATATACGTTGAATGTTATCAAGAATCATTTTCGTTACCTCCCTTACTTTCTTTCCATATAAAGTATAACATAAAAATGGAATCGCTTGCAAAAGTAAGGCCTTTATATTTCAAGAAAAACAATTAGCCTCTTTTCTCTAACCAATGCTTGAACCTTGCGCCAGTAGGCTATTCAAATCGGGTCTCCGACTTTTGGTGTGGATGAGAAATCATTCAAACCTATTTTGTATAAAAACACAAAAAGACATATGAATATTTCCTATGCTAAAATTTAAGCGTCTAAACCAAAATTAGAAAGGAAATTCATATGTCTCAGAACGATAATATCAGACTTTTACTAAACATTAAAGATACTAACATCATATTTAACGAAGAAAATTGGATTCAAGAGCGTAATATTAAAGGAATAAATGTAAAAGTTTTTACTGGCACGTTAACCTACAAGCCCAAGGCTTGCCCTAAATGTGGTTGTATAAATGACCATTCTATCGTTAAAGATGGGTTTATGACGTCTAGGATCACGTGGTTACGCCAATCCAATACACCAACCTATCTAGAGCTTAAGAAGCAACGCTTCTGGTGTCATGAATGCGATGGGCGCTTCATTGCTCATACCAGTGAGGTTGCACGTAATTGTCATATCGCTAAACAAGTGAAACAATCTGTTTTAGTTGAGGCTGCAGATACGATTTCAAACAAGGATCTCGCTCGTAGGCACTGTATCTCAGATAATACTAGTAGACGAATTATTAATCGCTTTATGGATGACTATTTTCGTCGCAATCGCACAAAACTAGCGAAACACATGTGCTTCGATGAGATCAAATCTACAAAACAAGCTGACAATCAAATGAGTTTTATTTTTAGTAATGAGGATACTCATGAAGTTCTTGGTATACTGCCCACTCGACAACTATACAAATTAAGAGAATACTTCCGCCAATTTAGTTTAAAAGAGCGCTCTGCTGTTGAAACCATTGTTGTTGATATGAATGCGCCTTATATGACTTTGGTTAGAGAAATATTTCCAAACACCAAAGTAATTATTGATCGTTTTCATATCATTCAATTGATTTCACGTTCTTTAAACAAAACGAGAGTTCAAGTAATGAATACTTTCAATACAAATAGAAATAATGGTGAAGATAAAAAGAGTATCGCAAGCTGAAAAGTTTTTGGAAGCTTATCCTAAAGGATTTCAACGAAGTTGATTTTATAAATTATAGAAAACAACGTTTATTTAAAGGGAAAATGGTTTGTGATATGGATATTCTTGATCATCTACTTTCTTTAGATGAGGATTTAACGGAAAATTACTGGGTATATCAAGCTTTACTAGAGGCTTCTAAAGAAAATAATATCGAAATGTTTCATGAGACTATTACTGCAGAACGTCACCAAAATATCAGTAAATATATGCAAACCTCACTGAACACATTATTGAAGAATATAGCGTTTATCGCAAACACCTTCCATTACAAGACTAGATCAAACGCTAGTCTAGAAGGAAAAAATAATCGTATCAAAGTTATAAAATGTGTATCCTATGGATATCGTAATTTTTTCAATTTCAGAAATAGGGTGATGATTAGTTTCATTTTAAAACCTTGCAAGCCCGCTTCCCTTAATTAAATAAACATGATACATCCCGCTCGCTATGTTCAAAGAAAAAAACTGCAAGTGTACGTCCTTAGCCGTGAAAAAGCATGATATCGAGACCTTGGCTCGATATCAAGGCAGAGAGACCTTGGCTCTCGCCGGTGCCACGGCTCTTAAGGAACGTACACAGCAGTTCAAAGGACAAAAAAGATAGTTCTTCTTTTATCAAATCTCATTTAAAATAAAATAAAAAAGAAACTCAAATCCATATAAAATGAATTTAAGTTTCTTGCTTAAATTAAGCTATCCACATTAAATGTCGAAGAGCCTTCAAATCGAAGCCAAGCAAAAAGACTATGACATTTTGCCACAGTCTTTTGGGTTCCTATGCTTATAAGTCCTGTAATGATGTGAAGGCTAGGTCCTCTGCTGTTAAGCCTTTTAAGAAGGCTACGGTGACGTCCACAGTATCTTGGAAGTCTTGATAGGCAGATATTAGGTAATGAGTATGTGCATAACGAGTTGGCATACCTAGTGTAATCACTGATACCCCATTATTTGCAGTATGGATTGAACCAGCGTTTGTACCACCACCATCGCGGACGGCTTGTTGGATTGTGATGCCAGCCTCTTCACTAGCTTTCAAAAATAGATTGTTTAAGTGGTCAGAAGCGATATAAGTTGAATCACGATACCGTAATTGAGGTCCTTGTTTCACGCGTCCTTGGCCAAGTGTAGCTGATTTTGCGTAATCGTCTGAAGGCGTTCCCTCAAAAACGATGGCCACTTGTGGATCAATACGTTTTGTTGTGACTTTAGCCCCTCTTAAACCAACTTCTTCTTGAGTAGCAAAAGCGCCAACAAGATTGAATGGTAAGTTTTTCACGCCTTCAAGTCCTAATTCATTGAAGACAGCGATGGTTGCAGCTACACCAAGACGGTTGTCAAAGGCTTTACCAATCATCATGCCATTCTTTTCGTTGAACTGGAATTTGGTTGCTGGTACAACGGGTTGGCCGACTGTAATACCAAAATCGTTGATTACTTCTTCTCTTGAAGTAGCACCCACATCTAGCTTCAAGTCTGTTAAGGCTACTGGTTTAGCTTTTTCTTCTGCAGTCATGAAATGGATAGGTTTACTTGTGGCAACAGCTGGTACATAGCTTTCATTATCATTGGTTCTAACCATGAATAATTGCGACTGGGCAGAGGCCGCCGTCCAACCACCTAGAGCTTGCATCAATAATAAACCATTTTCGTCGATGGCTTGCACCATAAACCCGACTTCATCCATGTGGGAGTCTAACATGATCGTTGGTTTGTTGGGGTCAATGTCAGTAAAGTTCATATATAGGTTTTTCATAGCATCGGCTTGTAAGCTAAAATCGCCTTTGTTGGCTTTCACTACATCGATCACTTGGTCTTCATATCCTGGCGCCCCGTAAGCATTCGACACGTCTTCTAACAATTTAATATATTTCATATTGCACCTCTTTAGACTTTCTAATGTAACCATTCTACCGATATTTATTGGAAAATGAAAGCGAGTGCCCTTCAAAGTAAAAAGCCCCTCTCCTTGCTAGCCAGCAAAGACAGGGATGGCTCTTCTTCAATCCTTATTTGTCTGCATTAATGTGGTCGTATTTCGCTGGGTTTTCGTTGAATTTCTTCACGACATATGGGCATACGGCTTTAATTTTTCGGCCTTTTGCCTCTGAGTCGGCAACTAGGTGGTCGACAAGTTGCGCAGCAACACCTTGTCCGCGTAAACTTGGATCCGTCCATGTGTGTGTTGCGACGATGACATTGTCTGCCTTTGGTTGATACTCGATTTCAGCAATACGTTTGTCGCCTGCTTCGTTAAAAATGGCAAATCCATTGGTGACTTCTTTAATTTCGTATCCCATATATTCCCTCCTCAACTTGTGTGACGCTTTATTACCTTAATCATATCAAAATCTAGGGACAATAGCTCAAAATTAGCCTTGGTTGACCTTATTTTCATTTACTCGGTATAATGAAGTGAACTTAAATGGTAGGCAACTGTTTTACAAAAAAGGAGTGGCAATATGGGCTTATTTTCAGGATTATTTGGTAATGCTTCAGAAGCGGATAAGGAGCGAGTTTCCGAGGCCTTGGAGAAGGTACTCATTCCCGGTGAATCAATTGAATTATCTTACAACATCTTGCGAGACTTAGTCGTATTTACATCATATCGATTAATTTTAATGGATAAACAAGGGATTACCGGTAAGAAACGAGACTTCATGAGTGTACCTTACAAGTCAATTTCACGCTTTTCAGTAGAAACTGTGGGGAATTTTGATGTGGATGCTGAAGTAGATATTTACTTATCTGGTAACGACCAACCAACGATCGCCCTACAATTTAGAGGTGGTGACGTGGTATATGATGTACAGCGCGCCCTAGCAGCAGCCGTATTACTGTAAGAATTTAGATATCAACTACATTGGAGTTGACTGAATAATCGTCAGCTCTTTTCTTTTGCCTATCATTTGTATAGCAGTTGATGACTGCCAATTCAACATCCGGTGACTATTTTGCCAAAAAAATAACCCCCTAAAGTTAGGTTTTTGGTCTACCTTTAGAGGGTCCCATTCAACAAACGATGCTGCCTAACTGTTGGCTTTTAGGCTTGTTGATGATTCGGTGTTTTGATTGATATATATTTTGATGTTTAGCTAGTAACGGCTAGCACCGAGATACAAAGGATCACCTCCTTAAGGCGGGACAGCTTTTGAATGCATCATCCGGTTAACAAACGCAAGGTTAACACTGTGTTGTTTGATAGAGATCATACATTTTTTCATTTTATCTTTCCTCCTAAAGGTGTGAAAATCCATAAAAAAATAGCGTCAGACACTAAGGTCAAACGCTAGAATTTTTAATAGCTATTTTCATTGTAGTCGGTGTAAGAACTGCAGCATCAAGGGCACAAGGGCAGGCAGAACCGTTAGCTGGTAACTGGTTCAACGGTGCATTCCAAGTGTTATACAATAGATTCGTCATTTTATACCTCACAAATTTGGCAAATGGGTTGAATTCAATTGGCTGATTTTTTTGCTACAATTTTTACACTTTCATCATAGCATGACCAATTTTCGCTTGTCTAATAATTATACTTTAAAAATAATGAGAAAAATGTTCGGCTTTTGCCCATACTTGATTGGCAAAGGGTTTATGTTGATATATAATAAAGCAGTATGCCACAAAGGCGCAAGAGAATTTTGAAGGGACGATTATTTATGTCTAGAGCTGTAGGTACTGTTGTAAGAGGGTTACGTGCCCCAATTATTAAAGAGAACGATGACCTAGCTGGTATCGTTGTAGATACTGTCTTAAACGCTGCTAAAGAAGAAGGTTATGAAGTTCGTGACCACGATATCGTAACAGTTACAGAGTCAATTCTAGCTCGTGCACAAGGAAACTTTGCTGAGTTAGATGCTGTTGTAAAAGATATCCAACGTCAAACAAAGAGCGAAACGATTGGTATCCTTAACCCAATCCTTAGCCGTAACCGTTTCTACGCCATCTTAAAAGGTATCGCTATGTCAGCGAAAAAAATCGTGATTCAATTAAGCTACCCTTCTGATGAGGTGGGTAATCGTTTAATTTCACGCGATGAATTAGAAGCATCTGGTTTAAACCCATACACTGACGTTTTAACAGAAGCTGAATTCCGTAACCACTTCCCAAACTTAGCACATGAGTTTACAGGTGAAGACTACGTTGCTTTATATAAAAAATGCGTGGAAGAAACTGGTGCAGAATGTGAAATTATTTTCGCTAACCACCCACAAACCATTTTAGACTACGCAGATACAGTTGTAATCGCTGATATCCACGACCGTAAATACACACGCCGTACTTTAGAAAAACATGGCGCTAAAGAAATCATTGGTTTAGACCAAATCTTAAACCAATCAATCGATGGTTCTGGTTACAACGAAGACTTCGGTTTATTAGGCGCTAACCTTTCTGGTAACAACAGCTTGAAACTATTCCCTCGTGATGCACAAGCATTCGTTGAAGACGTTCAAAAACGTTTATTAGAAGCAACTGGTAAAGCTGTTGAAGTAATGGTTTACGGTGACGGTGCTTTCCAAGATCCAGTTGGCCACATCTGGGAGTTAGCTGACCCTGTTGTATCACCTGGTTTCACTAAAGGTTTATCTGGCACACCAGACGAAATCAAAATCAAATACGTTGCGGACAATCAGTTCGGTGACTTATCTGGTGAAGCATTAACAGAAGCGATGCGTGCTTACATCAAAGACCATGACAAAATCGATGAAGCTGGACACAACACATCATTAGGTACAACACCGCGTAACATCACTGACTTAGTTGGGTCATTATCTGACTTAACTTCAGGTTCAGGAGACAAGGGTACGCCGTTTATCTATATCCAAGGCTACTTCGACAAATATTCTGACTAATAACAGGATGTGAGTGAGAACGTTTAACTCCACAATGATGGCGTAAATAGGCAAAGTGATAGCACATCAAGAAGACTATTTGCGTAGCAGAATTGAGCTGGTCGCACGAGCTCAACTTTAGGGTGTGAGTTTCGGCGCTAAGTCTGGTCCCCACTCTTAATCAGATAATAACTTTAACTATTAGGGACACGACCATGCTTGTGTCCCTTTTTTGCGTACGCAAAAAAATAACCAGCCGTTGGGAGGACAGCTGGTTAAAATGATAATCTTTCATTTGGGAGGAGAAAGATTTATGAAGAAAAGTTTGGTTTGTTTATTGGGTATACTTATATAATAGGCGATACTTTTGAAGATATGATGAAATTGTTAGCAAATTTTGTGACAAATATGTGATAAAAGTTTTAACAATTTCTAAAGGCAAGATTTTACCGTAAAGAAAGGCCTATGACTTTCATATCATAGACCTTCTTGAAAATAGTTACTATTTTGAGCAGGTACTCACACCTTGTAGTCGAGTGCGCTTCTTGCGCATAGGCATCCGTATGTCACTACGTTCCTACGAATGCTTTATTGACCAGCTCACGTCCACTTCGCACCTTCAATTGGGCTTACTTTGGTAGTCCGGCCTCCACTTCAGACTAGTTTGCATCATACTTTCTGTGATACAGCACTAGTCTTCCAATGCTACCTACCTAAGCGCAAAGCTCGCACCTTTTTTTAATGTGTTTTGCCGCCGACGATTTTCATGTCTTCTTTGCCGTCAAAGTCCACAATGGCTGCGATGGCTGCTTCGATTCCGCGAACGATGTCTTCCAAGGCCATAGATGGCGTGTTTGGACGGTTTGTGACTTGTTCTGGTAGGAATGGAATGTGCATGAAACCAGCTTTGATGTTAGGATACTCTTTATTGGTTAAGTATAGCGAATGGTACATAATATGGTTGCAAACAAAAGTACCTGCCGTATTAGACACTTCCGCTGGCACGCTAGCGTCTTTCATGTAAGTAACCATTGCCTTAATTGGCAACTGGCTAAAGTAAGCTGGTTGCCCGTCTTCTTTGATAGGTTCGTCAATTGGTTGTTGCCCTTCGTTATCTGGAATACGTGCATCATCTTCATTGATGGCTACCCGTTCAGGTGTTAAGGCAAATCGTCCGCCCGCTTGACCGATATTCAAAATATAGTCAGGTTGGTGCTCTTCAATTGCTCTTTTTTCTACTTCTGCACTTTTATTAAAAACAGTTGGAATTTCTAATTTGATAATTTCCGCACCCTTGATTTCTTCCGTCAAACGTTTCACTGCCTCAATCGCTGGGTTAATCGTATCATCACCAAATGGATCGAATCCTGTTACCAAAATTTTCATTTTTATACCTCCTAGAATGCCCAAGTATACATTAATACAATGTGAACAACAATTAAAGCAATAGCAATTGCTGGGTTAGCACCTTGCATAATCACAAAAGGAATACCGATACCCGCTGTAATAACTGTAAAAGCAGCAAATGCATTCCCCATAATCATTGTAAATACAACCATCGCGATAACGTACATTGTTGCACCTAAAAATTGGTTCCCTTCAGGTACTAAGTTTCCAAAGATTGATGTTACTATTTCGCCAACCCCCGCATTAACGAAGATGACACCTAATGCAGCCAATAATTGTGGCAAAATAGCAGTTGATCCAACTTGTTGTACATTTCGATTAGATTCATGTAAAACTTGTTGGAATGGTGCACGGAAAATAGCCATCGCAAGCACTAGTGCAACAATTGCCCCGATACCAAAGTCATCACCAAACCAGCAATTACAACAACCGCAATCGTGTCTAGCTTCATTGCAAAACCAACAATAATGATTAAAATACCTATCAATGGTAGATAGTACATTGTTTCCACTCCTTTTTAAAAAATATATGATTTCATCTATTTATTTTGTCATTTAATTGCGATAGAATATATAATTTCACAATCTACTTTTGTACTTATCCATCAAAAAAAGCGTCACTATTATTTAGCATTTAAATCTTTAATCATAAAAGTATCCATTAAGGTATGGTCACCCGGCAACAAAGGTTCATCTAAAAATCGATAACCCCATTTTTCATACAAGATAATGGCCGTCTCAAGCCTACTGATTGTCTCTAAATACAAGAAATCATAACCCCGTTCTACCGCAAATGCCGTCAGAGTATCCATCAACCGTCTAGAATAGCCCTTCCCTCTAGCTTCTGGCAAAAGGTATAACTTCTGTAACTCGCCCACCTTAGCAACTATTTCCCCTTTTTCAGTTAATAGCTCTGAGTGCCCTTTAATAGGTAATTCAAGCGATTCAGAAAGCAATCCTATCCCAACACCACCAACAAGATGGCCATGGTCTTCAACCACCCAATATGCACTATCTACAAGCTTGTTGTAGTAATCATACATATAGTCTAATTCCAGATCAAAATAGGCGGTACCCGGAACATCCAACTGGCTTTCCTCTAACACATTGCGAATAATAGCCGCAATCACTGGTTCATCTTCTTTTGCAATTGGTCTAATCAATACCATGTTCAAGCTCAATCCTCCTTCTATCTTTTAACTATACGAAAAAACACCATCTTAGACAATTAATCTAAGATGGTGTTTCTAGTTTGCATGGCAACGTCCTAGTCTCACAGGGGGCAACCCCCAACTACATTCGGCGCTAAGAAGCTTAACTTCTGTGTTCGAGATGGGAACAGGTGTGTCCTTCTTGCCATCGTCACCACACAATATTTATATGAGCTTTTGTTCGCTCAAAACTGAATCTGTAAGTCGTCTACCATTCCATCATACAATCTTATATCCATTGGATAAGTCCTCGACCGATTAGTACTAGTCCGCTCCATACATCGCTGCACTTCCACTTCTAGCCTATCTACCTGATCGTCTCTCAGGGGTCTTACTATCTTAAAGATATGGGAAATCTCATCTTGAGGAGGGCTTCACGCTTAGATGCTTTCAGCGTTTATCCCATCCACACATAGCTACCCAGCGATGCTCTTGGCAGAACAACTGGTACACCAGCGGTGTGTCCATCCCGGTCCTCTCGTACTAAGGACAGCTCCTCTCAAATTTCCAACGCCCGCGACGGATAGGGACCGAACTGTCTCACGACGTTCTGAACCCAGCTCGCGTACCGCTTTAATGGGCGAACAGCCCAACCCTTGGGACCGACTTCAGCCCCAGGATGCGATGAGCCGACATCGAGGTGCCAAACCTCCCCGTCGATGTGAACTCTTGGGGGAGATAAGCCTGTTATCCCCAGGGTAGCTTTTATCCGTTGAGCGATGGCCCTTCCATGCGGAACCACCGGATCACTAAGCCCGACTTTCGTCCCTGCTCGACTTGTAGGTCTCGCAGTCAAGCTCCCTTCTGCCTTTACACTCTGCGAATGATTTCCAACCATTCTGAGGGAACCTTTGGGCGCCTCCGTTACATTTTAGGAGGCGACCGCCCCAGTCAAACTGCCCGACTGACACTGTCTCCCGACCGGATTACGGTCGCGGGTTAGAGTGGCCATGTCACAAGGGTAGTATCCCACCAGTGCCTCCACCGAAACTAGCGTTCCGGCTTCAATGGCTCCTACCTATCCTGTACATGTCACACAGACACTCAATATCAACCTGCAGTAAAGCTCCATGGGGTCTTTCCGTCCTGTCGCGGGTAACCAGCATCTTCACTGGTACTACAATTTCACCGAGTCTCTCGTTGAGACAGTGCCCAAATCGTTACGCCTTTCGTGCGGGTCAGAACTTACCTGACAAGGAATTTCGCTACCTTAGGACCGTTATAGTTACGGCCGCCGTTTACTGGGGCTTCAATTCGTACCTTCGCTAATGCTAAGCACTCCTCTTAACCTTCCAGCACCGGGCAGGCGTCAGCCCCTATACGTCATCTTTCGATTTTGCAGAGACCTGTGTTTTTGATAAACAGTCGCTTGGGCCTATTCACTGCGGCTGACCAATGGTCAGCACCCCTTCTCCCGAAGTTACGGGGTTATTTTGCCGAGTTCCTTAACGAGAGTTCGCTCGCTCACCTTAGGATGCTCTCCTCGACTACCTGTGTCGGTTTGCGGTACGGGTTGTTTGTATCTAACTAGAAACTTTTCTTGGCAGTGTGACGTCAGCAGCTTCGGTACTATATTTCCCTCCTCATCACAGCTTGTCTTTAACACGAAGCATTTCACTCTGTGTCAGACTCACTGCTTGAACACGAATCCAATAACGTGCTCTGCTTAGCCTCCTGCGTCCTTCCTTTGGTCAAACAATACAAACAAGTACAGGAATCTCAACCTGTTGTCCATCGCCTACACCTTTCGGTCTCGGCTTAGGTCCCGACTAACCCTGGGAGGACGAGCCTTCCCCAGGAAACCTTAGTCATACGGTGGACGGGATTCTCACCCGTCTTTCGCTACTCATACCGGCATTCTCACTTCTAAGCGCTCCACAAGTCCTCTCGATCTTGCTTCTCTGCCCTTAGAACGCTCTCCTACCATATCCATGCGGATATCCACAGCTTCGGTGTTCAGTTTAGCCCCGGTACATTTTCGGCGCAGGGTCACTCGACTAGTGAGCTATTACGCACTCTTTAAATGATGGCTGCTTCTAAGCCAACATCCTAGTTGTCTAAGCAACCCCACATCCTTTTCCACTTAACTGAAACTTTGGGACCTTAGCTGGTGGTCTGGGCTGTTTCCCTTTCAACTACGGATCTTATCACTCGCAGTTTGACTCCCGGATTAAAATATTTGGCATTCGGAGTTTATCAGATTTCGGTAATCCTAGATGGACCCCTAGATCAAACAGTGCTCTACCTCCAATATTCATCATCCGAGGCTAGCCCTAAAGCTATTTCGGAGAGAACCAGCTATCTCCAAGTTCGATTGGAATTTCTCCGCTACCCACACGTCATCCCCGCCTTTTTCAACAGACGTGGGTTCGGGCCTCCAGTGCGTTTTACCGCACCTTCACCCTGCACATGGGTAGGTCACTTGGTTTCGGGTATACGACTACATACTCGACGCCCTATTCAGACTCGCTTTCGCTATGGCTCCGTTTCTTCAACTTAACCTTGCATGCAATCGTAACTCGCCGGTCCGTTCTACAAAAAGTACGCCATCACCCATTAACGGGCTCTGACTGCTTGTAAGCGCACGGTTTCAGGTACTATTTCACTCCCCTTCCGGGGTGCTTTTCACCTTTCCCTCACGGTACTGGTTCACTATCGGTCACTAGGGAGTATTTAGCCTTGGGAGATGGTCCTCCCGGATTCCGACGGAATTACACGTGTTCCGCCGTACTCAGGATACAGACTAGCGTTATTGATCTTTCGTCTACGGGATTGTCACCCTCTGTGATTGGCCTTCCCATGCCATTCGACTAAATCTTTAACTACATATCGTCTGTCCTACAACCCCAAAGAGCAAGCTCTTTGGTTTGGGCTCTTTCCGTTTCGCTCGCCGCTACTCAGGAAATCGAATTTTCTTTCTCTTCCTACAGGTAATGAGATGTTTCAGTTCCCTGCGTCTTCCTCTCAAACTACTATGTATTCGTAGCTGAGTAATTGCCTATCAAAGCAATTGGGTTTCCCCATTCGGAAATCTCCGGATCAAAGCTTACTTACAGCTCCCCGAAGCATATCGGTGTTAGTCCCGTCCTTCATCGGCTCCTAGTGCCAAGGCATCCACCGTGCGCCCTTATTCACTTAACCATTGGTTAAGTTGTATGATTCGCGAAAAGTAATTTGCTTACTTTTATTGGTTTTTTTACTCTTGGTAAAATTGGAATTTCTTATATTAATTATCTCCTGGTAGAAAATAATTAAATAAGAGGTTTATTACTTACAGTATTCAGTTTTCAAAGAACAAAATATATACAAGAGAGATAAATCTCTCAAAACTAAACAAAGAAGCGTCAAACACATTGTGTTTCCGTTATATTCCTTAGAAAGGAGGTGATCCAGCCGCACCTTCCGATACGGCTACCTTGTTACGACTTCACCCCAATCATCTGTCCCACCTTCGGCGGCTGGCTCCATAAAGGTTACCTCACCGACTTCGGGTGTTACAAACTCTCGTGGTGTGACGGGCGGTGTGTACAAGACCCGGGAACGTATTCACCGTGGCGTGCTGATCCACGATTACTAGCGATTCCGGCTTC encodes:
- a CDS encoding universal stress protein: MSVSEYKKILIPVDGSDASYRAFKEAVSIAKRNDSELILLNVLDDFVRFGNSEASMRLYDDLRVDALSVLESYEAEAKEAGLENVTLEIIKGDARYGIVEFANTAKADLVVVGATGKGAIERAMMGSVSEYVVRNVKSHVLVIK
- a CDS encoding universal stress protein → MILDNIQRILVPVDDSENSKAAFRDAVEIAMRSNATVDVLSVIADDYVFSDLRVSETDINEMKKRTLETLKKYEDYGKARNFNNIRTFTSFGNPRREVAKIANEGDYQLVVIGATGKGAVTRALVGSVAEYTVRLAKIPVLVVK
- a CDS encoding ISL3 family transposase; translated protein: MSQNDNIRLLLNIKDTNIIFNEENWIQERNIKGINVKVFTGTLTYKPKACPKCGCINDHSIVKDGFMTSRITWLRQSNTPTYLELKKQRFWCHECDGRFIAHTSEVARNCHIAKQVKQSVLVEAADTISNKDLARRHCISDNTSRRIINRFMDDYFRRNRTKLAKHMCFDEIKSTKQADNQMSFIFSNEDTHEVLGILPTRQLYKLREYFRQFSLKERSAVETIVVDMNAPYMTLVREIFPNTKVIIDRFHIIQLISRSLNKTRVQVMNTFNTNRNNGEDKKSIAS
- a CDS encoding transposase — its product is MNYRKQRLFKGKMVCDMDILDHLLSLDEDLTENYWVYQALLEASKENNIEMFHETITAERHQNISKYMQTSLNTLLKNIAFIANTFHYKTRSNASLEGKNNRIKVIKCVSYGYRNFFNFRNRVMISFILKPCKPASLN
- a CDS encoding M42 family metallopeptidase; translation: MKYIKLLEDVSNAYGAPGYEDQVIDVVKANKGDFSLQADAMKNLYMNFTDIDPNKPTIMLDSHMDEVGFMVQAIDENGLLLMQALGGWTAASAQSQLFMVRTNDNESYVPAVATSKPIHFMTAEEKAKPVALTDLKLDVGATSREEVINDFGITVGQPVVPATKFQFNEKNGMMIGKAFDNRLGVAATIAVFNELGLEGVKNLPFNLVGAFATQEEVGLRGAKVTTKRIDPQVAIVFEGTPSDDYAKSATLGQGRVKQGPQLRYRDSTYIASDHLNNLFLKASEEAGITIQQAVRDGGGTNAGSIHTANNGVSVITLGMPTRYAHTHYLISAYQDFQDTVDVTVAFLKGLTAEDLAFTSLQDL
- a CDS encoding GNAT family N-acetyltransferase, with the protein product MGYEIKEVTNGFAIFNEAGDKRIAEIEYQPKADNVIVATHTWTDPSLRGQGVAAQLVDHLVADSEAKGRKIKAVCPYVVKKFNENPAKYDHINADK
- a CDS encoding PH domain-containing protein; translated protein: MGLFSGLFGNASEADKERVSEALEKVLIPGESIELSYNILRDLVVFTSYRLILMDKQGITGKKRDFMSVPYKSISRFSVETVGNFDVDAEVDIYLSGNDQPTIALQFRGGDVVYDVQRALAAAVLL
- a CDS encoding coenzyme F420-0:L-glutamate ligase — its product is MSRAVGTVVRGLRAPIIKENDDLAGIVVDTVLNAAKEEGYEVRDHDIVTVTESILARAQGNFAELDAVVKDIQRQTKSETIGILNPILSRNRFYAILKGIAMSAKKIVIQLSYPSDEVGNRLISRDELEASGLNPYTDVLTEAEFRNHFPNLAHEFTGEDYVALYKKCVEETGAECEIIFANHPQTILDYADTVVIADIHDRKYTRRTLEKHGAKEIIGLDQILNQSIDGSGYNEDFGLLGANLSGNNSLKLFPRDAQAFVEDVQKRLLEATGKAVEVMVYGDGAFQDPVGHIWELADPVVSPGFTKGLSGTPDEIKIKYVADNQFGDLSGEALTEAMRAYIKDHDKIDEAGHNTSLGTTPRNITDLVGSLSDLTSGSGDKGTPFIYIQGYFDKYSD
- the pcp gene encoding pyroglutamyl-peptidase I — translated: MKILVTGFDPFGDDTINPAIEAVKRLTEEIKGAEIIKLEIPTVFNKSAEVEKRAIEEHQPDYILNIGQAGGRFALTPERVAINEDDARIPDNEGQQPIDEPIKEDGQPAYFSQLPIKAMVTYMKDASVPAEVSNTAGTFVCNHIMYHSLYLTNKEYPNIKAGFMHIPFLPEQVTNRPNTPSMALEDIVRGIEAAIAAIVDFDGKEDMKIVGGKTH
- a CDS encoding 5-oxoproline transporter, DUF979 family subunit translates to MAIFRAPFQQVLHESNRNVQQVGSTAILPQLLAALGVIFVNAGVGEIVTSIFGNLVPEGNQFLGATMYVIAMVVFTMIMGNAFAAFTVITAGIGIPFVIMQGANPAIAIALIVVHIVLMYTWAF